The sequence aaaggaGGGTGAGTGCTTTTTGTGCTTGTTCTAAAAAAAGCTCATTCGGGATGCCTAATATAACATGATTTCAAATTCAGGCTCAATCGATTGACATTCTGATCTGTTTCAGCTCCTGCAGTTGAGCCTGCCAAGGTGGATCAAGGCAAGGCCTCATCCTCTGGCCAAAAAATGCCTGAGAATGGTAACCAGGGCTTGACTGCTGATGAGATCATGCAAAAGAAGAGAGAGGAATTTTTCCGCAAACGCATGGTGGGACCGACTGAAAAGCCCAGGTGAGCCAGCTGACATTCTAAAAGCAATATAACAAGAGCAGACTCAGCAGTTTGTATGCATGacacagtcacataaaaatagTGTAAACATACATTTAAACTGTCACACTTAGAATAGCTAAgagttttttctctcttcccagGTGTAAAGTGTTTTTACCTGCTTATGTTTGATCACAATATTCTGATATTTTGCTTTCTGCCTTGCAGTAAGTCCCCAAAACCTCAGAAGCCTCGGGAGAAACAAATGCGTGTTTGGGACATGGGTGGTAACAGCACCAAGGACCTGGACTACAGCGAGAGGAATGGAGATGGTTCTACCAATGGTGGCGAACAGAACCAGGAAGCACAAATTGATCTGGTATGTACCATCTTATCTTCACCTCTAAGATGTTCCTAGGTGAAAAGACATCTGCATTAGTCACAGTAATAATGATAAAAGAGCCTGATGCCAAGTACTCGAAGTTTTGGATGTGTTTCAGGGAATGCAGCCAAGCTCCATGAAGGGAGACCTGCTGTCTGTGGACTACGAGTCCAGCGagggagaggagatggaggacgAAGACGAGGAAGTGGTTGTCAGTGAAACAAGCAAGACAAGGTAAAGCAGTGTTTCTTCTGTAGTATAAGATGCAAgttgtgctgtgaaaaagtgcTCAgctttgttggtttttctcAGCTCCAAGAAAGGTGGCGGTTTTGGGGGAATGTTTGGGATGCTGAAGGGCCTGGTGGGCTCCAAGAGTTTGTCCCAGGAGGACATGGAGCCAGTGCTGGAGAAGATGAGGGACCACCTCATCGGTATGACATCATGGCCCTTTCACTTGCTGTCTTCATTTTGCAAGCTGTGATATTCATTCTTCTCCATTTATGATCCTACAGCAAAGAATGTAGCAGCCGACATTGCCTCCCAGCTCTGTGACTCTGTAGCCAAAAAACTGGAGGGCAAAGTCATGGGCACATTCACCAGTAAGTCCCTTCTTTTTACAATAATCACGAAAAACTATCGACCCACACTCTCTTTCTTAGATTACTAATCCTCCTGTGAGAACATCAGTCTACTTGCTGGAAAGAGTAATGTGATTACAGTAATGCATTCCCCCACACAACActgtttgtatcatttccacAGCAAATAGATTTAAATAGCATCTTCCCATCAATTTTATATACACAGGATGcaataaaagttttctttgactTGATTTATACAAGCACTTACAGACGTCCCTCATAAATTAAAGATACAGGGGAATAAATGTTGTAAGATTATGTGCTTATGTTGCACTGTAGATCTTTCATTACATTACTCCCCTTTAGATTTAGCAGAAAACTCATACTAAGATCACAAAGCTGTCATTCTGTGCACCTAGCCTTCAAGCTATCTGCATACAGCTTGCACACATTTAATATCATAGTCTATATTGATACTATGAGCTCATTATTTTTATGGCTAAGTCAAGCAGAGCCTTAAAAAGTGATTGTATGTGCATCttaatgttgttaaaatttaTGTATACAGTATAAGggaattaaatatgaaatacaatAACTGTAATCTTGTAATTGTGACATTACTCTATAATCTATGTCAGTAAATAGCAGTGTGGCATATAGAAAACGTATAAGAAATACATTATGCGCATAGTTTTCTAACAAAACCTTtatctgtgtgtgcagctgtggcCTCAACAGTAAAGCAGGCCCTGCAGGACTCACTGGTGCAGATCCTGCAACCCAAGCGCAGGGTGGATATTCTGAGAGATGTCATGGAGGCGCAGAGCCAGCGGAGGCCTTTTGTCATTACTTTTTGTGGTGTCAACGGGGTTGGGAAGTCCACCAACCTGGCAAAGGTGAGTTGACTTTTTCGAAAATGTGTAAACATGTGTCATTCCTGATTGACCTGATTCCTAACTGATCGTTTACTCACACAGACAGAAGCTGTAATGTGGTggtttgaccttttttttgttgagaGTTTGTGGTCATGTATAGCTGTTTGTTCATATGAAGACTATGTAGCTAAACCACTGTACCtatagtggtttttttttttttttatggctcTTTCAGTTCAGCATTTgacctattttttttaacccaactCCTTCCACCACAGCCTATAAGAAATTGACATCAACTGTGTGAAATAATACagctgaattatttattttacccaaATGACAGAATTACTGATCGCCtaattgtctgaaattttacttttttttttttttttttttaatcaaggtTGGGCCTCACAGATgaaacaatttttaaataattatgtcATCAGAAAGTATTGAAAATTGTAGGTCAAATGACATCAaaagttttcactttttcaaagCAGAGTTTTACCTACCAGAGTATGAATAGGACAGTGAACCAGCAAAGAGAAACACCAGGAAATGTTCAACTGACCTTCCCCCTGTCTTGGTCCAGATCTCCTACTGGCTGATTGAGAACGGTTTCACTGTCCTGATCGCAGCCTGCGACACGTTTCGTGCTGGGGCAGTGGAGCAGCTCCGAACTCATCAGCGCCGCCTGAACTCTCTGCATCCCCCAGAAAAGCACGGAGGTCGCCCAGTAGTCCAGCTCTATGAGAAGGGCTATGGGAAAGATGCGGCCGGAATTGCCATGGAGGCCATTGCCTATGGTAAAATATTTTCCTCTTGTGCTTGAGCGTTGTGCATCTCAGTTGTGAAGAAGAGGTGTAATTATTCTACACCTCTTTCCATCAGTAATTAATATCACTTATATGGTACTTCTCCTGTATTTGATGCCTGCAGCCCGCAACCAGGCCTTCGATGTAGTGCTGGTGGACACTGCTGGGCGTATGCAGGACAACGCCCCCCTAATGACAGCTCTGGCCAAACTTATTGCAGTCAACATGCCCGACCTGGTGTTGTTTGTTGGGGAGGCTCTGGTGGGCAATGAGGCAGTTGACCAGCTGGTAAGAAAGCAGACAAATTTAAGCTTACATAGAGGAAATATTGATGACTTACCTGTCAATTAATAAACAATTATAATGTAACATTTGCATCATTGCATTGtaatgtatttgtttgtgtgatcTACTGATTTTACCTGGTACTCTCTTTTCAATGCCATGGGTACATAGACCTTAAGAACAAGTCTGTACTTTCATGCTGGAGGTTAGGGGGATTTCTTAACAGACCATCAGTTATAAACTAATAAATACATTGTAAAGTAAAATGGCCTTCTGTGGATTATTATGTCCAGCAGAGGTCAGTGTTGCTCCAATGGCCACAGTCATCCTGTTTGTACAGATGTCTTTGAAAGATGGCACTATACATATTAACTCTGTCCTCAGCTGTCTCCCGAATGACTCAGCTTTCTCTTGTCCTCAGGTAAAGTTCAACCAGGCTCTAGCAGACCACTCCATGTCTGACAAGCCCCGCCTCATCGATGGCATTGTACTCACTAAGTTTGACACCATTGATGACAaggtattttcatatttttgctaCGCTCTTCACCATCTGAACTATCCGACTTTGGACTCTAGAAAAAATGTTAACGCAGTAAATGAATAATTTTAAGTGGGAAAGCTGATAGCACTCATGCGTCATCCTCCCTTCTTCACAGGTGGGTGCTGCCATCTCCATGACTTACATCACAGGCCAGCCTATTGTGTTTGTGGGCACCGGGCAGACCTACAATGACCTGCGCAGCCTCAACGCTCGCGCCGTGGTCAGCGCCCTGATGAAGGCTTAAGTGGCCGcatgttctgctgtttattcATCATCGCAAGGAAGCCAACAACACCTTCGCCATGTTGCCACGTGATGTTCCAGCCCTGCTAGTCTGCATCTCTCATGTTCCTGGCCAGCCCTGTCTACTTTGCATCGAATGAATTAACTCATCTTACACACAGGACTTTGTTCTCCCAGTGCAGGACAAGTGTGCACTATAAAAGACGGAACATTTTGCAACAAAGCCAGAGGAGCCtccctttgcattatttctgaaCTTTTGGGCCAAATTAGAGAGTACCTCAGACAAGCTTGTGTTCTCAAACGGTGAAGTCACATCCAAATGACGTTTTAGCTGACAAAATGGACCTAGGCTGTGTCATCAGTTTACTGGctaacacagtaaaaaaaactttcaaaattcTCTACCTGGCATTTTGTCAGTCAGTTTTCCCCTCTTCATGTAAATGAGGTCAGGTTGTGATGGCTTGCTGGATGTGACATTTCACCAGCTGCCTGTGCCTGAGGAAAGCTAAGTGACCATCGTGCCTATCTGTCTCCCGTGTTCTTAGTTTTCACTTTCACTACGCAGAGGGTTACCTACCAAGAATACAATGCCAGTTCAGATCAGAAACCACTTCTCTTAGTCTAATAGAGGAAACGGTGTACAGCAAACTACCGAAAACCTAAAAGGTTAGTACATGTTCTCCTGTCAAAAAAAGTACATCAGGAAATAGAAGTCCAGGCACAATGGAGGCCGATCCtcagtaaacaaaaaataaattaattcataTCTCCTAAACTCACTAACAGCTGTGGAACTAGTTTGGATTGTTCTTTGAAAATCATCTCCCACAGCTCCTCGGATATCTAATACAGCACGTTTTCATTACAAAGTGGAGCCTTTGATCCTTCAGTTTATAGCAGATGAAAAGTGGAAggatattttgtaaattattttttttagttcctATAGGCCGCCCATAGATTTCAGAATACACTTTTTATGTTTCAATTGAAGTTCTATGGccctttaatttattttccccTCTGATTTATTCTTCATTTATGAGAGGAAATGTAAGTCTTAAATAAGTCTACCCCCTTTAAATTGTGGTAGTGCAATATGAGAGAATCAAGAGCTATACTGAAGATTTGAGCTAATTTATGAGAATGtaaacatttctaaataaagCTGCTATATGCTATGACAGCCTATAAAGTGGAACTTGTTCTGTCATATGTTGCAGAGGCACATGGGCTGTATCTATGTTACAGACTGCACCCTTCCGATCGGGATGTGACATGCATACATGACAACAGGACAAATGGGATACCaaaagctttattttgaaaatagtaCTTATAAATACTATATCAGAAAACACATGCaagtattaaaaatacaaaaaaaggctTACAAAGAacatagttttattttcagcacAGGAGTGGCAAAGAGGTTGCTACTGGCAGGGAAATACTCTGTTATGAAAACATAACTTTTGAACTAACATATTACGACAGAATCATAACGTTAATCGATTTACCACCTATGACTTAAGATGATTATTTCCACCCATCCCTTTCCCCACCCAGTAGTGTGCAAAACAAGTTTTCCTGGTT comes from Amphiprion ocellaris isolate individual 3 ecotype Okinawa chromosome 7, ASM2253959v1, whole genome shotgun sequence and encodes:
- the srpra gene encoding signal recognition particle receptor subunit alpha; translation: MLDFFTIFSKGGIVLWCFQGAGVTESFTGPVNALIRSVILQERSGNNSFTHEALSLKYKLDNEFELIFVVGFQKILTLTYVDKFIDDVQLHFRDRYKNELEQKGALKLLNNSFEFENDFKMLLREAEDSSKARSPAPMRSFKQSEKSQKTVKSMIETKGGDKGKEQGGKKNKNTKKEAPAVEPAKVDQGKASSSGQKMPENGNQGLTADEIMQKKREEFFRKRMVGPTEKPSKSPKPQKPREKQMRVWDMGGNSTKDLDYSERNGDGSTNGGEQNQEAQIDLGMQPSSMKGDLLSVDYESSEGEEMEDEDEEVVVSETSKTSSKKGGGFGGMFGMLKGLVGSKSLSQEDMEPVLEKMRDHLIAKNVAADIASQLCDSVAKKLEGKVMGTFTTVASTVKQALQDSLVQILQPKRRVDILRDVMEAQSQRRPFVITFCGVNGVGKSTNLAKISYWLIENGFTVLIAACDTFRAGAVEQLRTHQRRLNSLHPPEKHGGRPVVQLYEKGYGKDAAGIAMEAIAYARNQAFDVVLVDTAGRMQDNAPLMTALAKLIAVNMPDLVLFVGEALVGNEAVDQLVKFNQALADHSMSDKPRLIDGIVLTKFDTIDDKVGAAISMTYITGQPIVFVGTGQTYNDLRSLNARAVVSALMKA